In the Hordeum vulgare subsp. vulgare chromosome 7H, MorexV3_pseudomolecules_assembly, whole genome shotgun sequence genome, one interval contains:
- the LOC123413581 gene encoding LRR receptor-like serine/threonine-protein kinase EFR, whose amino-acid sequence MATRRSLEPSTLVLPALLLLLFYGAGNAYCSVVSGNTTDRRSLLDFKKAITKDPTGALRSWNDSINYCMWLGVNCSRTHPGRVTVLNLENLSLEGEITPSIGSLTFLKYLDLSNNSLQGNIPDALANCSRLTILDLSSNSLQWNIPGSLSNLGVNIMDFSNNNLTGNIPPTFSNMTQLLAISLAHNHLKGSIPEELGLLPNMVWVILRENRLSGRVPAKLFNLSYLLVLDVRQNMLSGTLPSDIGNLLPSLQVLYLGTNKFEGHIPDSLANASLLQRLDLSSNYF is encoded by the coding sequence ATGGCAACACGGAGATCCCTGGAACCGAGCACGCTTGTGCTGCCAGCACTACTGTTACTGCTGTTTTATGGAGCTGGTAACGCCTACTGCTCCGTGGTTTCTGGTAACACCACGGATCGACGTTCATTGCTCGATTTCAAAAAGGCCATCACAAAGGATCCGACAGGAGCCTTGCGCTCTTGGAATGACAGCATCAACTACTGTATGTGGTTGGGAGTCAACTGCAGCAGAACACACCCAGGACGTGTTACAGTGCTGAATCTCGAGAATTTGAGCTTGGAAGGCGAAATCACACCCTCTATAGGAAGCCTAACCTTTCTTAAATATCTTGACCTATCCAACAACTCACTGCAGGGGAATATTCCAGACGCACTTGCAAATTGTTCCAGACTCACAATACTAGACCTCTCTTCTAACTCACTGCAGTGGAATATTCCAGGCTCCCTCTCCAATCTAGGAGTAAATATTATGGACTTTTCCAACAATAACCTTACTGGAAACATCCCGCCAACCTTCAGCAACATGACTCAGTTACTAGCAATATCACTTGCACACAATCATCTCAAGGGAAGCATTCCGGAAGAGCTTGGCCTATTGCCAAATATGGTTTGGGTGATACTGCGCGAAAATAGGTTATCAGGTAGAGTTCCAGCAAAATTGTTTAATCTATCATATCTTCTAGTCCTAGATGTGAGACAAAATATGTTAAGTGGCACACTGCCATCCGACATTGGCAATCTTCTCCCTTCTCTGCAAGTGCTTTACTTGGGTACTAACAAGTTTGAAGGACACATTCCAGATTCACTTGCCAATGCTTCGTTGCTGCAACGGCTAGACTTGTCATCTAATTATTTCTGA
- the LOC123413582 gene encoding transcription initiation factor TFIID subunit 5 isoform X1 gives MEDEEMERKVQQYLHRKGFRLTELALQEERNRLSTTSLSDVSLSRPDNDPARYYDGYNKLRTWAYNSLDQYKHELLRVLYPAFIHCFMDLVSEGHTLEARQFFLKFREDHELMHSRDLQKLEGTLSPLHLEEMDLARSLRQNKFRIKLCEYSYELLLQYLQKTQALVMLGIINERIIFEVSAGQPSLISDDADVVALVGTSKDLAKQINQKEVHWGLLEDSVEERMEKALSDSDRAEAESKDADAEDNNKKKSSEGGKQGGSLNKKLKKDKLVGPTGKNTKSETSMVSAAPRVKPELTLPATPVEVEQSILEDLRNRAQLNNLALPSVSFYTFLNTHNGLNCSSISNDGSLVVGGFSDSSVKVWDMAKIGQPAKTPSSQGENGSSQGEHLSSTSEGKKPYTLFQGHSGPVYSAAFSPFGDFLLSSSSDSTIRLWSTKLNANLVCYKGHNYPVWDVQFSPVGHYFASASHDRTARIWSMDKIQPLRIMAGHLADVDCVQWHVNCNYIATGSSDKTVRLWDVQTGECIRMFIGHRSMVLSLAMSPDGRYMASGDEDGTIMMWDLSTGRCVSPLAGHNSCVWSLAFSCEGALLASGSADCTVKLWDVASSTKALKMDDTKAGSTNRLRLLKALPTKSTPVYNLRFSRRNLLFASGALSL, from the exons ATGGAGGACGAGGAGATGGAGAGGAAGGTGCAGCAGTACCTGCACCGCAAGGGCTTCCGCCTCACCGAGCTCGCGCTGCAGGAGGAGCGCAACCGCCTCTCCACCACCTCCCTCTCCGACGTCTCGCTCTCCAG GCCGGATAACGACCCAGCAAGATACTATGATGGCTACAATAAGCTAAGAACATGGGCATACAATTCTCTCGACCAATACAAG CATGAATTACTCCGTGTCCTTTATCCAGCGTTTATCCATTGCTTCATGGATCTTGTGTCAGAGGGGCATACACTAGAAG CTCGGCAATTTTTCCTTAAATTTCGGGAAGATCATGAACTGATGCATTCAAGGGATCTCCAAAAGCTGGAAGGCACTCTTTCTCCTTTGCATTTGGAG GAAATGGATCTGGCCCGATCTTTAAGGCAAAATAAATTCAGAATTAAATTATGTGAG TATTCGTATGAATTACTTCTCCAGTATCTCCAGAAAACACAAGCTCTTGTGATGCTTGGAATAATCAATGAAAGGATAATTTTTGAAG TATCTGCTGGGCAGCCTTCATTGATCTCTGATGATGCTGATGTTGTTGCTCTGGTTGGAACTAGTAAGGACTTGGCAAAACAGATAAATCAGAAGGAAGTGCATTGGGGG TTGCTTGAAGATTCAGTTGAGGAGCGTATGGAGAAAGCACTCTCAGATTCTGATAGAGCTGAAGCAGAAAGCAaggatgcagatgcagaagataataACAAG AAAAAATCCTCAGAAGGTGGAAAGCAGGGTGGTTCTCTTAACAAAAAGCTCAAAAAGGATAAGCTTGTAGGTCCAACAGGGAAAAATACCAAATCCGAAACAAGCATGGTTTCTGCGGCACCTCGTGTGAAACCGGAGCTAACCCTTCCAGCAAC GCCTGTTGAAGTTGAACAATCAATTCTCGAGGACCTGCGAAACCGTGCACAATTGAATAACTTGGCATTGCCTTCTGTTAGCTTCTACACATTCCTTAATACACATAATGG ATTAAACTGCTCATCAATCTCAAACGATGGATCATTGGTTGTTGGTGGGTTCTCAGACTCATCAGTAAAG GTTTGGGATATGGCAAAGATTGGTCAACCAGCCAAAACAC CTAGTTCACAAGGAGAGAATGGATCTTCACAGGGTGAACACTTGTCATCAACATCTGAGGGGAAAAAACCTTATACATTATTCCAAGGTCATTCTGGACCAGTTTATTCCGCTGCCTTTAGTCCATTTGGAGATTTTCTCCtgtcatcatcttcagattcaacAA TTCGGCTGTGGAGTACCAAGCTGAATGCCAATCTTGTTTGTTACAAAGGACACAATTACCCAGTTTGGGATGTCCAA TTTAGTCCAGTTGGCCATTATTTTGCCAGTGCCTCGCATGACAGGACTGCTCGAATTTGGTCAATGGACAAAATCCAACCTTTGCGGATAATGGCTGGGCATCTTGCTGATGTTGAT TGTGTGCAATGGCATGTAAACTGTAACTACATTGCCACCGGCTCCAGTGACAAAACTGTAAGGCTATGGGACGTTCAAACTGGTGAATGTATACGAATGTTTATTGGTCATAGGAGTATGGTCTTATCACTGGCAATGTCTCCTGATGGGCGATACATGGCTTCTGGGGATGAAGATGGGACCATCATGATGTGGGATCTCTCTACTGGTCGCTGCGTTTCACCACTGGCAGGACACAACTCTTGTGTGTGGTCACTTGCTTTCAG CTGCGAGGGAGCATTGCTTGCATCAGGATCAGCTGATTGCACTGTTAAACTCTGGGATGTCGCGTCCAGCACAAAGGCTCTGAAGATGGATGACAC CAAAGCTGGTTCGACGAACCGACTGAGGCTGCTGAAAGCTCTCCCTACAAAATCGACTCCTGTTTATAACTTGCGG TTTTCCCGGAGGAATCTTTTGTTTGCTTCTGGCGCTCTCTCGCTATAG
- the LOC123413582 gene encoding transcription initiation factor TFIID subunit 5 isoform X2: MEDEEMERKVQQYLHRKGFRLTELALQEERNRLSTTSLSDVSLSRPDNDPARYYDGYNKLRTWAYNSLDQYKHELLRVLYPAFIHCFMDLVSEGHTLEARQFFLKFREDHELMHSRDLQKLEGTLSPLHLEEMDLARSLRQNKFRIKLCEKKSSEGGKQGGSLNKKLKKDKLVGPTGKNTKSETSMVSAAPRVKPELTLPATPVEVEQSILEDLRNRAQLNNLALPSVSFYTFLNTHNGLNCSSISNDGSLVVGGFSDSSVKVWDMAKIGQPAKTPSSQGENGSSQGEHLSSTSEGKKPYTLFQGHSGPVYSAAFSPFGDFLLSSSSDSTIRLWSTKLNANLVCYKGHNYPVWDVQFSPVGHYFASASHDRTARIWSMDKIQPLRIMAGHLADVDCVQWHVNCNYIATGSSDKTVRLWDVQTGECIRMFIGHRSMVLSLAMSPDGRYMASGDEDGTIMMWDLSTGRCVSPLAGHNSCVWSLAFSCEGALLASGSADCTVKLWDVASSTKALKMDDTKAGSTNRLRLLKALPTKSTPVYNLRFSRRNLLFASGALSL, encoded by the exons ATGGAGGACGAGGAGATGGAGAGGAAGGTGCAGCAGTACCTGCACCGCAAGGGCTTCCGCCTCACCGAGCTCGCGCTGCAGGAGGAGCGCAACCGCCTCTCCACCACCTCCCTCTCCGACGTCTCGCTCTCCAG GCCGGATAACGACCCAGCAAGATACTATGATGGCTACAATAAGCTAAGAACATGGGCATACAATTCTCTCGACCAATACAAG CATGAATTACTCCGTGTCCTTTATCCAGCGTTTATCCATTGCTTCATGGATCTTGTGTCAGAGGGGCATACACTAGAAG CTCGGCAATTTTTCCTTAAATTTCGGGAAGATCATGAACTGATGCATTCAAGGGATCTCCAAAAGCTGGAAGGCACTCTTTCTCCTTTGCATTTGGAG GAAATGGATCTGGCCCGATCTTTAAGGCAAAATAAATTCAGAATTAAATTATGTGAG AAAAAATCCTCAGAAGGTGGAAAGCAGGGTGGTTCTCTTAACAAAAAGCTCAAAAAGGATAAGCTTGTAGGTCCAACAGGGAAAAATACCAAATCCGAAACAAGCATGGTTTCTGCGGCACCTCGTGTGAAACCGGAGCTAACCCTTCCAGCAAC GCCTGTTGAAGTTGAACAATCAATTCTCGAGGACCTGCGAAACCGTGCACAATTGAATAACTTGGCATTGCCTTCTGTTAGCTTCTACACATTCCTTAATACACATAATGG ATTAAACTGCTCATCAATCTCAAACGATGGATCATTGGTTGTTGGTGGGTTCTCAGACTCATCAGTAAAG GTTTGGGATATGGCAAAGATTGGTCAACCAGCCAAAACAC CTAGTTCACAAGGAGAGAATGGATCTTCACAGGGTGAACACTTGTCATCAACATCTGAGGGGAAAAAACCTTATACATTATTCCAAGGTCATTCTGGACCAGTTTATTCCGCTGCCTTTAGTCCATTTGGAGATTTTCTCCtgtcatcatcttcagattcaacAA TTCGGCTGTGGAGTACCAAGCTGAATGCCAATCTTGTTTGTTACAAAGGACACAATTACCCAGTTTGGGATGTCCAA TTTAGTCCAGTTGGCCATTATTTTGCCAGTGCCTCGCATGACAGGACTGCTCGAATTTGGTCAATGGACAAAATCCAACCTTTGCGGATAATGGCTGGGCATCTTGCTGATGTTGAT TGTGTGCAATGGCATGTAAACTGTAACTACATTGCCACCGGCTCCAGTGACAAAACTGTAAGGCTATGGGACGTTCAAACTGGTGAATGTATACGAATGTTTATTGGTCATAGGAGTATGGTCTTATCACTGGCAATGTCTCCTGATGGGCGATACATGGCTTCTGGGGATGAAGATGGGACCATCATGATGTGGGATCTCTCTACTGGTCGCTGCGTTTCACCACTGGCAGGACACAACTCTTGTGTGTGGTCACTTGCTTTCAG CTGCGAGGGAGCATTGCTTGCATCAGGATCAGCTGATTGCACTGTTAAACTCTGGGATGTCGCGTCCAGCACAAAGGCTCTGAAGATGGATGACAC CAAAGCTGGTTCGACGAACCGACTGAGGCTGCTGAAAGCTCTCCCTACAAAATCGACTCCTGTTTATAACTTGCGG TTTTCCCGGAGGAATCTTTTGTTTGCTTCTGGCGCTCTCTCGCTATAG
- the LOC123411935 gene encoding citrate-binding protein-like, with translation MAKRLPPWISALVALSTLCRSCSPAAGADPTAGFTAVEVTEDRFKLHKPYDLPQEQRYEFGADGVRRFWVFCDDKPFRAGSPTKPRSEILLNVTYSSGVWQFEGYGYVPAGTTGVSVMQVFGAAGPPRNTTLMLHVYGGRLLYYDDETKVVDGRIYDRWFRLNVVHDVQASALAVFVDGGERLIVPGYGGDLHYFKFGVYTQTDPSHYMESRWRDVKVYTKTSY, from the exons ATGGCCAAGCGCTTGCCGCCATGGATCAGTGCCTTGGTCGCGCTCTCGACGCTGTGCCGCTCCTGCAGCCCGGCCGCCGGCGCCGACCCGACGGCCGGCTTCACCGCCGTCGAGGTCACCGAGGACCGGTTCAAGCTCCACAAGCCGTACGACCTGCCGCAGGAGCAGCGCTACGAGTTCGGCGCCGACGGCGTGCGCCGGTTCTGGGTCTTCTGCGACgacaagcccttccgcgccgggaGCCCCACCAAGCCGCGCTCCGAGATCCTCCTCAAC GTCACGTACAGCTCCGGCGTGTGGCAGTTCGAGGGGTACGGCTACGTGCCGGCCGGCACGACGGGGGTGTCCGTGATGCAGGTGTTCGGCGCGGCAGGCCCGCCGCGGAACACGACGCTGATGCTGCACGTCTACGGCGGACGGCTCCTCTACTACGACGACGAGACCAAGGTGGTGGACGGCCGCATCTACGACCGGTGGTTCAGGCTCAACGTGGTCCACGACGTCCAGGCGTCGGCCCTCGCCGTTTTCGTCGACGGCGGCGAGAGGCTGATCGTCCCGGGCTACGGCGGCGACTTGCACTACTTCAAGTTCGGGGTGTACACGCAGACGGACCCCTCGCACTACATGGAGTCGCGGTGGAGGGATGTCAAGGTCTACACCAAAACTTCCTACTGA